The sequence below is a genomic window from Coffea arabica cultivar ET-39 chromosome 8e, Coffea Arabica ET-39 HiFi, whole genome shotgun sequence.
tccaaagggcatgactGCAAATTTAAAATGCCCGTACTGTGAATTAAACGCGGTCTTAGGGATATCCTCCTTCCGGATCCTTAGTTGGTAATATCCTTGTCGAAGGTCCAGCTTAGAAAATACAACTGCACcctgcaattggtcaaataactcATCAATCAGTGGCAGGGGATATTTGTTCTTAATCATGAGGTTATTTAGTCCCCGGTAATCGATGCACACCCGTAAAcctccatcctttttctttacaaatagtaccggggctccccaaggagatTCACTTTCCTGAATAAATCCTCGATCCAATAATTCCTGTAACTGTATTTTTAATTCCTTCAGTTCTGCAGGAGCCATgcggtaaggggttttcgatATTGGTTCCGCCCCTGGGTGCAGATCAatcttaaatttgatttttctttccgGCGGTAGTGAGGTCAACTTTTCGGGAAACATCTCAGGAAACTCACACACCACCGGCACATTTTCTACTTTTAATTGCTCTCCTGGGGTATTAATTAACATGGCCAAAAACCCTCGGTCACCCTTACTTAGCAATTTCCGGGCTCGAATCCCAACAATAAGAGTGGTGGAGGCTTACTTTTCTCGTACATCTAATTGCAATGTAGGCTCACCCGGTATGTGAAAGTCAGCCTTTTTCATACTGCAGTCTAGGCGTGCATGATACttagctagccaatccatacctaatATAAGATCGTACCCCTTAAGAGCTAATTCTATTAAATCTACCGATAACTTTCGTTCCCCTATCCACACGTCACAGTCTTTGTACATCATATTGGCAAGGATGCTCTTATTGGTAATAGGAGTCTTTATTTCTAAATCATATGGCAGCTTTTCTGCTTTAATATCTATATGTGCCATAAATGCAGGACTCACAAAAGAATGGGTAGCACTAGGATCTATTAACACCCTTGCGGTACGCCGAAATATAGAAAGCGTATCTTCGATGACTGCCGAAGGGTCAGTCACCTCCTGATGGCCTATAGCATAAACCCGCGCAGACACTTTTGGTCGGTTCCCTGCTGCATTTGCTGGTTTTGGCGTAGTCCCTTCTGCTCGTGAAGTGCTTCCTTCAGTCCGCATATTTGGGCATTGTGCAATCAGGTGCTCTGTACTAACACACTTAAAGCATTTCCTGACTGCactatttttccaacaattatcGGCGGTATGATTGCCTCCGTAAAAACCATAGGTCTGTCTCGTCCCTGTAGTCACCCCTCATTTGTGGCCACCTCTTTGGGGCCCTCGCCCCGCTTGTCCCTTTCCGGCATTTCCCTGGTTTGAAGTCCCCGCCGGTCGTGGACCTCCTGCTCCCCTACCCATTTTAGTGGGCGGCTCATTTCTCGAGTTTTGTCCGACATTAAAGTTTCCGGTGCCTGGCTGCCTTCTCTTTCTATCGTGGAATGCCTTTACTTGACCCCGGGCTGTCTCAATCCTCTACGCTTTTTCTAAGGCCTGACTAAAAGTATCCAACTGAGCGGCtgccaacgcctcttggatctcaacgttcaaccCCTGAACAAAGCGGCGGATCCGTTTTTGCTCTGTTAACACCAAATTCAGAGCGAAACGAGACAATTTAGTGAATTGGGTCTCGTATTCGGCAACACTTAGCGCCCCTTGGCGCAGGCGAATGAAATCGTCCTCCCGTCTCTCCTGTACTATCGGCGGaaggtatttctcattaaattccctgGTAAAGTTAATCCAGGTCCAGGGGGTCCGCTCTCGTTCCCATTTTGCTTTTACCACATTCCACCACGCTCGAGCTGGCCCTTTGAATTGAAAGGTAGCGAACGATACTTGCCGCTCCTCCGTATATCCCAAGGCGGCAAAAATATCCAACATACGCTCCAGCCAGCCCTCCGCCACGTCAGGGCTGGGTCCTCCTATGAATTTAGGGggtgtaaatttttgaaaccgctctaaagcgcGGTCCTCCCCCTCATGGTTCCCCCTATTGCTCCCAGGGTTTTCGGCGTTATTTCCCTTACCCTAGCCTTGTTGGACGACCATTTGCTCAAGTAAATCAGCCATTCGCTAGATGGCTGTAGTTACCTGGTTACTTTCAGGTTCACTTTCTACCTCGAGACCTCGACCTCACCCCCTACCTCGACCTCGACCACCGGAGTCCATTTTTTAAAGTgcaaaaagctaaaaaaaaatggaaatgaatTACGAAAACATGAAACCCAAAATATTTCGTAAAACATAAAGCAAACGCTTATATATACCCGCCAGAACAGTATGTACACATATATACAAATACACGTCAAAACTATACAATTTACCAGACATCCGGTCGGGGCAAAACCCATTATATACAAGAGCACTTCAGCTCGCAAAAACTAGCGGATCAAATCCGGATACAAAAGATGGATAAGCAGAACAAGAGTCACATAGGCGGCCCTAAGTGCCTCCCCTAGAGGCCCAGTCCCCAACCGAGCCAAAAGTATCATCATCCTCCATCGGCTCCGGGCCGGTGGCCTTGGGTGGTGCCTCCGTGACCACATCGAACACAATCTCACAGTCAGCTATCACGCCCCGGACCCTCTCCCGTAGCTGCCTCTTCATGGCGAAGAGGTGCAGGTGCGTGTCGTGTAACTGACGACGGAAGGAATCTGTCATTTCCTCCTCATCTCTAATGCTCTGCTCCATCTCCCTAAGGTGTATAGCCTGGCCGTGGGTCACTCCCCTAGCCTCCTCAAGCTGTTTGGTCAGGCGATCAACTGCCTTTCCCAGGCAGCGTCTCTCGTCGTTCACCGTCAGGACGACCTCATCTGGGTACCCATAGGTGAAACGACACTCACAGGGTCGGTGCGGCATCCTACCAAAGGGTGAATATAGAGTGTAGGGCTCCCCCGGCCTGTTCTGGTAATGGATCACCTGTCTAAGCGCTACCTGGTTCACCGGGCCCCCCACACTCGGAGGTCTCTGCACCGGTCCCGATCCCACACCACTGGGTCCCACACCACACGAACTGCTtggatccatacctacaaaataTTAATTCGTCAGTTTgccggcatttcagcttaaaatctAGCATTCATCTTAATTGAATCAAATCTGCCTAGTGCCTATCGTGTATATCCCGTTTACTCAAGTTCTCTAATCTAACCTCGCTCTGATATcacttgtgacggccccaccgcacccagaggcgtaccaaagggtttggtggaccgcctgcctggttcgcgccaggactcgaaaatgaaaagtaaataaaagagACTAATTATCAAAAGATACTATTTACAGTcatacatcttcaaaagtaccATCTACAATATGTACATCTTCAGAAGGGACATTCCAGTCCGCTACAACACACAAAAACGAGAACTAAAACCAAAAAGTGGACCCTAAGCAGCGTCCTAACCCTAACTATGAGAATCAGGAAAAATATCCTAGAAAGTCCAACTAGTATAATTACAAAGGTCAATTCTAGGGATATAACTCTCATGAAGTGTGATCCCCGCGTACGGTCCCTGTTAAGGAATTAACAAAGAAAAACGGATAAGCTTAAAGCTTAGTAAGCAAGTAGGGGTAAAATGGTAATTTAGCATCAATTCAGACATTTATGCCACTAATATATCAAAATAAAAACTACAGtaataataaaagcaaaagtaacaaAACAATGCAAGGATACGgattggctccaaagccaagtcatccGCCATGCGTGATCACCTGTCGaccctccgtcgaccacaagaaaaggtccgtagaactccactttctTCCTCCGACCACCTAACACCCACTCTGGCCAGTatccacacacacacaaatgGCTCGAGCTTCGAATCATATTCGAATTGTATTCACGAAGTTAGTGATCTTAAGGATAGTttggactaacttcgaccaaaccctaactgactcgaatagtccgtctaatCGTGTAGATCGGGCCCATACATAGCTTCacatcacacacacacaaaaattcACCCCGAGCCACATGCTCCAGGGGTTCAGTCCCAATACAGTTCATATGTCATCATTCATATCAATTGCAAGTACagattagggtttaggtcgagtgagataaagtatacGCTCGCCTATGCACCCTTATATCACATACAATTCACATTAGTGACatttaacacataacacataaacaccCCGTTACTTACGTAGAGTCCaaaggtaaagaaaaaaaatggcacTTGGTCAAACTTGACCGTCAGTGGGTCCCACCGTCTCCGTTCACCTCGTCACCGTCTGTGACAGAAGATTGAGTCATAACATAGCTCAAACAAAtatcaaaatacatataaacaagcaaaacagcaaAAGCGAACAATGCACGCGCGGAAACGGAAAACtgaaacggaaacggaaacggaaacgtgTCCGTTTTGGAGTCGAAAACTCTTTTGAACACAATGTAGGCTACGGGTGTCGGATCAAGTTTTATGAGgaaccgttgtgaagctaaggaGAGgagctacaattttcatgaagacaccttaatccAGTTCTGAACGAAAACAGGTCAAAAGTATGAAACAAAGTGCTAAAAGTTCGTATGTTTGGGTGACGGACAGGGTCTAGTGGAAGAACCATAACTTACAGTTCACAgacccaaatcaagaaattccaatggcattggaaagctaagacataaggataaaacttttatgttctGGCCAAGACCTGGATCAACTTAGAACAGAACGAAAactgagtgccaaagtacccgtcagaactgtccagtgttcaaggcagttctgacacaTGATcttattttggccataactgaagctacgaaGCTCAGATttggacgcactttataccgttttgaatctGAAACAAAgctctaaatttcttatgaagaaaCTAACACCAAGTTCCATTGTTATCCATGCGAActgagcatggtcagaagcTAATTCACAAAACGTGACTAAACCAGAATTTGAAAGCTGAGTGAgggttttggctataactcagcctacacacctccgtttgacctgaaattttgcaggcacacaaAGGACTCCAAAATATACAACGTTCTTGTTTTGGGAAAGCCCTGAATCCGTGCGGAATATacagaaaaaatgaagccaaaaccGGAGGTCTGGGCTGCCCTGCTTTTGGATTTGAAAGATTTCGCGCGTCGCGAACGCATGGTCCGTTTCTATGAGTATCATGCAAGTTTTCTAACCAAATGCATATCAAATACACACCCTTAAATCAACTCCTATGTAGCCTTCTAATGATCCAAAATTGTACCAACAAATTCCCTAAAACTAACCAAACACTAACTACACTTTCTAACCTAACTTCATATGTACCCATTAAGTTAATCTAACCATTAGTGCATCAAACCCTAACCAAGCTAATCCTTAACCAAGCTTATACTCCTTGCTTTAGCCTAGGGTTTCCtaacccaaatcagtttttaccattcactcaccaaacaaatgaagccaatcatcaaacacaaccactacaagttCAATAACACAAGATTAGAGCTAACTAAAATGtttagcatgaaaccctaattagggTTCATATGGCCGAACATCAAGGCCCCAAATTTCACcaaattaatccataaaaacAAGTGGGAAACATAAGAGGCACCATAATCAATCACAACTAGCATCCTTTACCACAATAACCACTAGTTCATGAATCATTAACCAACTCAAACCTTCAACtagactttcttacctcaaGATAACGTATGTATGGTGGCTAATGACCTTAAGCCAACTCCAAGGTGGATTCTTTATGCTTCAAGATGAAGATTTATGGAAgaattttggttgaactttgcaaactttcccttggtttttcttcttctccctcaCGGCccactctctctctcactctcttgttttgctttgttttgtCTTACTAATGACTTGGTTATGTCTCTTATGACTAATATGTGGTGCAAAACCACTTAGGAAAGATATTTCTTATGGCTAACCAATCACACAAAAGTACCTTATTTGCTTCTTAgcccttgcacttcaacttagcttttgttccactcttgcccttaaaccTTTCTTTTCctatcaatttactccataggttataaacttaatctagtcccaACTAATTAATCTTCTTAGTTTCTCCACTAATCACCCTACCaacttaatcacctatacttaaccTTAACCATGTATTAACATACACAAATGCAATTAATGCACACACTTTATACCATGGATGAAATTAGAGTTTTAAACCCAGCTTAGGGTTTTGGCAGGTTCCGATTAGGGTTTTGTCAAAaacgaatatataaggaaattAAATAAATCTTAAAACTTCCTTTGCAACATAAATAAACCCTCATTCACATATTAACAAAATTAAGGACGAACCGGGGTCCCACACACTctatctccaacttcaaattccaaatctttcctcCGATTATCCgcaaaacttttatgtttgcTTTGGGCCATTTGAATTCTTTAACATATCAACTTCACCTTCTCATAAGTTTTCTCAACCCATGGTACTGTTGAAAGATCTaaaactttcttttctcctaTTTTGTCCCAATAAATCGTTGATCACACTTTCTTCCATAGACAGCTTCATACGAAACCATTTGAATGCATAAATGATAGCTATTGTTATATGCATACTCAACCAAGATCAATTACTGACCCCAACTTCCACCAAAGTCCATGATACATGCTCTTTTCATATCCTCAAGGGTTTGGATGGTCCTCTCAGATTGTCCGTCCGTATGGGGATGATAAGTTGTGCCAAAGTTTATTTTGGTCCCTAAAGTTTCTTGTAATTTTTACCAGAATCGGGATATAAATCTAGAATCTCTATCAAAGACTATACCCACTAGCACCCCATGTAATCTTACAATTTCATCCAAATATAGTGTAGCAAGTTTTTCCAAGAAATACTTCATATTAACTGACAAGAAATGGGTTGACTTAGTCAAATGATCCATAATAATCCAAATTGCATCATTCCCCTTTTGTGTCCGTGGTAACCttgatacaaagtccatagtgACATGTTCTCACTTCCACTCTGGTATCTCCAAGAGTTGCAGTAGTCCAGATGGTTTCTGGTGTTCGACTTTCACTTGTTGACAGGTGCGACAAGTTTGGACAAACTGAGCGATTTCTCTTTTtatgttgtcccaccaatacCGCCCCTTTAACTCTTGATACATTTTACTACTTCCGATACGTACGGTATATTTGGAATGATGAgtttccttcaaaatttttctttttaactccTCATCTTTTAGTATTACTAGTCGATCTTGGAACCTTAGAATCCTATTGGGTCCAATTCTAAAATCTGGTAACTCCCTCTTTTTTACGTTTTCCAACCACTTTTACACCATAGGTTCTTTTGCTTGCGCCTTTTTAATCCGATTCAGTAACGTAGATGTCACCATAATGTTTTCAAAAATTACTTTCTGTCTTTCAAGGCGAGGGTTTCATTCACTGATTTTCTCCAACAAATCCCATTCCTTAACTATTAAATTGGCCACTTGAGATTTTCGACTTAAAGCGTCTTTCCAGGATGATAATTAATAGTACATTCgtaattctccaaaaattctaTCCATCGACGTTGCCTCAATTTCAATTCTTTCTAAGAAAAGAGATACTTAAGATTCTTATGGTCCatatatatatcaaaaattACCCCATACAAATAATGCCGCCATTTCTTCAAAGAAAAAACTACAACAGTTAATTCTAAATCATGggttgggtagttctgctcgtgagaTTTTAACTTTCTAGAGGTGTAAACAATCACGTTCCATTTTGCATCAATACACACCCTAATCCTTCTCTCGAGTCATCTATGTACACAGTAAAACTCTCCTTCTCCTTTGGCAAAACTAAGATTGGCGCAGTGGTCAGATGCCTCTTTAACTCTTGGAAACTGACCTCATACTTCGCATCCCAAACAAACTTAGTATACTTCTTAATCAACTCGATTAAGAGTCCTGTAATTCTATAGAAGTCCTGGATAAATCGGCGGTAATATCCTCCTAAATCCAAAAAACTACGAACCTCGGTCGGGTTCTCTGGTTGCTTCCATTTAGCAACAACTTCCACCTTAAACGGATCTAAAGTGATTCCATCCTTTGAGATTATATGCCCTAGAAATGATATCTTCTCCAATTAAAATTCACATTTATTGAATTTGACATACAACtgatgctctcttagggtttgtaaaactattCTCAAATGTTGTTCATGTTTCTCACGAGTCTTAGAATAAACCAGcatatcatcaatgaacactaCAACAAACTAGTCcaaatagggtttaaaaacTCAGTGCATTAAATTCATGAAAACGGCGGGGCATTCGTTAGTCCAAATGGCATGACAACAAACTAAAAATGCCCATATCGTGAATTAAAAGCAGTTTTAGGCAGATTTTCCTTTTTGATCTTTAATTGGTAGTATCCTTACCTAAGATCCAGTTTAGAAAACACTACAgctccttgcaactgatcaaataactcatcaatTTACGGTAAAGGATATCTATTCTTAATTGTAATATTATTCAAGCTCCGATAATCTATATATAATCTCAAatttccatctttcttcttaataAATAGGACTGGAACTCCCCATGGAGATTCACTTTCTTGAATAAATCCTTCTTCTAACAAATCTTACAATTACACTTTTAATTCCTTCAATTCGGCGGGTGCCATCCTACAGGGAGTTTTTGAAATGAGCATTGTTCCAAGTACCAAATCAATGTTAAATTTCACCTCTCTCTGGTGGCAACGATACTCGCTCATCAGGAAAAACATCTAAATATTCCCTTACTACCAATACATCTTTGATTTCCATCTTATCCCCTAGGGTAttgatgagaaaagttaggtacTCTTGGACTCCTTGATTCAACAATTTCCTAACTCAAATGCTCGAAATAAGAGCGGACGAGGCTAATACCCCTCATATCTAGCCTTAAAATGGCTTCTCCAGATATACCAAATTCAACCACTTTTGTCCTACAGTCTAATTGAGCATGATATCGAGCTAATCAATTCATCCCTAGTATGACGTCATACCCTTTGATGTCTAATCTTATCAAATCTACGAATAATTTTCgctctccaatacaaatcttGCAATTCTTATAAATAGTGTTCCTAATGAAACATTGATCACCGGTAGGAGTCCTAACTTCCAGATCATAGGGTAATTGATCAGGTTTAACATCAATTCCATACATAAAAATAGGAGTCACAAAGGAATAAGTTGAATCAGGATCTATTAGGATCTTAACCAAGCGATGGAAATTAGGGATCATACCTTCAAC
It includes:
- the LOC113704494 gene encoding uncharacterized protein, translated to MRTEGSTSRAEGTTPKPANAAGNRPKVSARVYAIGHQEVTDPSAVIEDTLSIFRRTARVLIDPSATHSFVSPAFMAHIDIKAEKLPYDLEIKTPITNKSILANMMYKDCDVWIGERKLSVDLIELALKGYDLILGMDWLAKYHARLDCSMKKADFHIPGEPTLQLDVREK